The following coding sequences lie in one Sphingomonas sp. M1-B02 genomic window:
- a CDS encoding PDZ domain-containing protein: MTGTLRTAVTASALLLGAYSSNAQAQDESHKHGPAPAWETFRQQGEAAITARLIDPESARINWLGGYMKGGFKPFLEGRVRGYVACGTVNARNRMGGYTGASTFVVVIDYDRVIYSEIDKRAGGMISEQCGSALRSGLLPPLAAAQPTTGASTTQGAASGLTLRSMPDGAYVSAVVADSPAALAGLKPGMVIASVNAIPLQGMGDAMLKVLDAAGASAELTIIGGKALKLGSTQ; the protein is encoded by the coding sequence ATGACCGGGACGCTTAGAACCGCTGTCACCGCGTCGGCGCTGCTGCTCGGGGCTTACTCCAGCAACGCTCAGGCGCAGGACGAGAGCCACAAACATGGTCCAGCGCCGGCCTGGGAGACGTTCCGACAACAGGGGGAAGCGGCCATAACCGCTCGCCTGATCGATCCTGAGTCCGCCCGCATCAACTGGCTTGGCGGCTATATGAAGGGCGGGTTCAAACCGTTTCTCGAAGGCAGGGTGCGAGGCTATGTCGCGTGCGGCACGGTCAATGCGCGCAACCGGATGGGCGGATACACCGGCGCCAGCACCTTTGTGGTGGTGATCGACTACGACCGGGTGATTTACTCCGAGATCGACAAGCGCGCGGGCGGGATGATCTCCGAGCAATGTGGATCGGCCCTTCGCTCGGGTCTCTTGCCGCCCCTCGCGGCTGCTCAGCCAACCACTGGAGCATCAACAACCCAAGGCGCGGCGTCGGGGCTGACGCTTCGCTCGATGCCTGATGGTGCTTATGTGAGCGCAGTCGTCGCGGACAGCCCAGCAGCCTTGGCGGGGCTCAAGCCCGGCATGGTCATCGCCAGCGTCAACGCCATCCCGCTCCAAGGTATGGGCGACGCCATGCTCAAGGTACTTGATGCAGCAGGCGCCAGCGCAGAGCTCACGATCATCGGCGGCAAGGCTCTGAAGCTGGGGAGCACGCAATGA
- the hspQ gene encoding heat shock protein HspQ gives MTRAPNAPLPYDAAVPMPPVSHARFAIGDVVCHRLFDFRGVIFDVDPVFANSDEWYDSIPEDVRPRKDQPFYHLLAENAESSYIAYVSQQNLVVDQSDEPVDHPAIGGLFDDFAGGRYKLKREHRH, from the coding sequence ATGACGCGTGCGCCCAATGCCCCCCTGCCCTATGATGCCGCGGTGCCGATGCCGCCGGTCTCGCACGCGCGCTTCGCGATCGGCGATGTCGTCTGCCACCGGCTGTTCGATTTCCGCGGCGTGATCTTCGACGTCGATCCGGTCTTCGCCAATTCGGACGAATGGTACGATTCGATCCCCGAGGACGTGCGCCCGCGCAAGGACCAGCCATTCTACCACCTTCTCGCCGAGAATGCCGAGTCGAGCTACATCGCCTATGTCAGCCAGCAGAACCTGGTGGTCGACCAGAGCGACGAGCCGGTCGACCATCCGGCGATCGGGGGGCTGTTCGATGATTTTGCCGGCGGTCGCTACAAGTTGAAGCGCGAGCACCGGCACTGA
- a CDS encoding phage terminase large subunit family protein: protein MSAPILLTQAAKRRLADELTRRSLSHFHREGFRILKGEAMTPCSHIEAMVHVLEQVALGTIKKLIITLPPRHGKSVLVSGTFPSWVLGHDPNAKITIVSYGRELSVPLADQSRTIMRDARYQRLFPATKFKKGKDKSEHFETTGGGGVRAASKSGAMTGLGTHLMIIDDFHKAGETLSPVERENAIETFRTTFLNRFDNLNDGRIVIVQQRIHEEDLVGWALRNGDWHHLSLPAYAEQDEEILLPRGQVWLRRKGDVLAPALASREYLEEMRTAMGPRNFGAQFQQNPTVADGGLIDLNWFGQYEDLPRNYFHKLVQSWDPAATDRITSDFSVGHTWGFRDGQWYLLDVIRQQLAFTDLTSRVLAWHRRWKADALIIEGASIGHALFDQVRAARLPGILRCPSPRLSKIDRLANCTVQLQSGDFSLPASADWLPALRHELLAFPDGRNDDHVDALTQFVEFAFAEGAWVQEQYGPNGRRIRPSRPARQPRYYDGDTPSGRSW from the coding sequence ATGAGCGCGCCTATTCTGCTGACGCAGGCAGCAAAGCGCCGATTAGCTGACGAGCTAACCCGGCGCTCGCTCAGTCATTTTCATCGAGAGGGATTTCGCATTCTCAAGGGCGAGGCGATGACACCATGTTCGCATATCGAGGCGATGGTGCATGTGTTGGAGCAAGTCGCGCTGGGAACGATAAAGAAGCTGATTATCACACTGCCGCCCCGTCACGGGAAGTCGGTGTTGGTATCGGGCACATTCCCTTCGTGGGTGCTTGGCCATGATCCGAATGCTAAGATCACCATCGTCAGCTACGGCCGAGAATTGTCAGTGCCGTTGGCGGATCAGTCGCGAACCATCATGCGCGATGCGCGGTACCAGCGGCTGTTTCCGGCCACGAAGTTCAAAAAGGGCAAGGACAAGAGCGAGCATTTCGAGACCACGGGCGGAGGGGGCGTTCGCGCCGCGTCCAAGTCCGGTGCGATGACCGGGCTCGGCACCCACCTCATGATTATTGACGATTTTCACAAGGCTGGAGAAACGCTGTCGCCGGTCGAGCGCGAGAACGCCATCGAGACTTTCCGCACGACGTTCCTCAACCGCTTCGACAATCTGAATGACGGCCGCATCGTAATCGTGCAGCAGCGCATTCACGAGGAAGATTTGGTTGGATGGGCGCTGCGCAACGGCGACTGGCACCATCTGTCGTTGCCCGCTTATGCCGAACAGGACGAAGAAATCCTCCTGCCGCGGGGGCAGGTCTGGCTCCGCAGGAAGGGCGATGTGCTTGCGCCCGCATTGGCCTCGCGCGAGTATCTCGAGGAGATGCGTACCGCTATGGGGCCACGCAACTTTGGCGCCCAGTTTCAGCAAAACCCGACTGTCGCCGATGGCGGACTTATCGATCTCAACTGGTTTGGCCAGTACGAGGATCTGCCGCGCAACTACTTCCACAAGCTCGTCCAGAGCTGGGATCCCGCGGCTACCGATAGGATAACGTCCGATTTTTCCGTGGGTCACACATGGGGGTTCCGCGACGGACAATGGTATCTGCTCGATGTGATCCGCCAGCAGCTCGCCTTTACCGATCTGACCTCTCGCGTGCTTGCATGGCATCGCCGCTGGAAGGCCGATGCCCTGATTATCGAAGGCGCCTCAATAGGGCACGCGCTCTTCGATCAGGTCCGCGCCGCGCGGCTGCCCGGCATCCTGCGTTGCCCTAGCCCACGGTTGTCAAAGATTGATCGGCTGGCAAACTGCACGGTGCAGCTTCAGTCGGGAGACTTTTCCCTGCCAGCTTCGGCCGATTGGCTGCCGGCTCTGCGCCATGAGTTGCTGGCATTCCCAGATGGTCGAAATGACGACCATGTCGATGCACTGACGCAGTTCGTGGAATTCGCCTTCGCTGAGGGCGCGTGGGTGCAGGAGCAATACGGTCCGAATGGTCGCCGCATTCGTCCGTCGAGGCCCGCTCGCCAGCCCCGCTATTACGATGGAGATACTCCGTCAGGCCGGTCGTGGTGA
- a CDS encoding DNA modification methylase, whose product MKTDNGRTQLGLASQGAVPPRHHNFRLGPVEYVNIELLKSYDRKLRKRSPQALDKLKASVSAFGVVLPILIDKHRVIVGGEGIVEAARAAGHREVPTLSIEHLDAADVRRLRIALNKLGETSEWDKVELAHEFGELLSLDVDLDLTDTGFDTVEIDNLVHAPVTLDEEDADDEPVPIGVPGSAVSRLGDLWDLDVHSVMCASSLEPESLAVLMGAERARMVLTDSPYNVKIDKNVSGLGQNKHREFAQGSGEMSEAEFIDFQTRSTKTLAAFCVEGALLYLYMDWRHIWEITSGIRAAGLSMVNLAVWVKRSGAMGSLYRSQHELVFVAKKGDAAHRNNVQLGKYGRNRTNCWFYPGMNTFSAERAELLAMHPTCKNVSMLSDAIRDASDRGEIVLDGFLGSGSTLIAAERTHRVCRGVELDPLYVDAIIARWEKAAGKRATLRSTGETFLEVASRRASEVEVPRPDVIARPRLRAAA is encoded by the coding sequence ATGAAAACAGACAATGGTCGCACGCAATTAGGCTTGGCATCGCAAGGTGCTGTGCCACCGCGTCATCACAACTTCCGGCTTGGCCCAGTTGAGTACGTCAATATCGAGCTGCTAAAGAGCTATGATCGCAAATTGCGGAAGCGCTCGCCGCAGGCGCTCGACAAACTCAAAGCCTCGGTATCGGCATTCGGCGTCGTCTTGCCGATCCTCATTGATAAACATCGGGTCATCGTTGGAGGGGAAGGCATCGTCGAAGCCGCACGCGCGGCTGGGCATCGCGAGGTGCCGACGCTGAGCATCGAGCATCTCGATGCTGCTGATGTTCGGCGGCTGCGCATTGCGCTGAACAAGCTCGGGGAGACGTCGGAGTGGGATAAGGTCGAACTCGCGCACGAGTTCGGCGAACTATTGTCGCTCGATGTCGACCTCGACCTCACCGACACCGGGTTCGACACAGTCGAAATCGACAATCTGGTTCATGCGCCTGTGACGCTGGACGAGGAAGACGCGGATGACGAACCCGTTCCGATCGGCGTTCCGGGTAGTGCGGTCTCGCGGCTAGGCGACCTCTGGGACTTGGATGTGCACAGCGTCATGTGTGCATCCTCGCTCGAGCCTGAGAGCCTAGCGGTGCTGATGGGTGCCGAGCGCGCTCGGATGGTGCTCACGGATAGTCCCTACAATGTGAAAATCGACAAAAACGTCAGCGGCCTTGGCCAGAACAAGCACCGCGAGTTCGCACAAGGCAGCGGCGAAATGAGCGAAGCTGAGTTCATCGACTTTCAGACGCGCAGCACCAAGACGTTGGCTGCCTTCTGCGTCGAGGGCGCGCTGCTTTATCTGTATATGGACTGGCGGCACATTTGGGAGATCACTTCCGGTATCCGGGCCGCAGGGTTGTCGATGGTCAATCTGGCCGTCTGGGTGAAGAGGTCCGGCGCGATGGGCTCGCTGTACCGTTCACAGCATGAGTTGGTGTTTGTCGCGAAGAAGGGGGATGCCGCTCACCGGAACAACGTCCAGTTGGGAAAATACGGTCGCAATCGGACAAATTGCTGGTTCTACCCCGGCATGAACACGTTCAGCGCGGAACGCGCCGAACTTCTCGCGATGCATCCCACCTGCAAGAATGTCTCCATGCTGTCGGACGCAATCCGTGATGCATCGGATCGCGGAGAAATCGTGCTCGACGGGTTTCTCGGCAGCGGGTCGACCTTAATCGCTGCTGAGCGAACGCATCGCGTTTGCCGGGGGGTTGAGCTCGACCCCCTCTATGTCGATGCGATCATTGCTCGCTGGGAGAAAGCAGCCGGCAAGCGCGCGACCCTGCGTTCGACCGGTGAGACTTTCCTCGAAGTCGCATCGCGACGCGCTTCGGAGGTGGAGGTCCCCCGGCCCGATGTGATCGCCCGCCCGCGACTGCGCGCCGCTGCTTGA
- a CDS encoding DUF5681 domain-containing protein encodes MPIRPKNPQTSATSPSIVPAIGPSISPRFRKRVITPARPPSPPQFQASDSPHASPNRPHHKVDRSTDNWDENGEYIVGKGRPPKRHQWKKGQSGNPEGPKPREKLDPDAEFSQLVLAPFTIRSNGAEVTTTLGAFALNLLKANAAKGNRTAQMDLLNLYIGRMAGASRDPASGETSAQEQEMIEAILDAAGFSSDPVFRASRGQNEEPEQ; translated from the coding sequence GTGCCTATCCGTCCCAAGAACCCGCAGACCTCTGCCACTTCGCCTTCCATTGTTCCCGCTATCGGGCCCAGCATTTCGCCCCGGTTTCGCAAACGCGTCATCACCCCCGCGCGACCGCCGTCGCCGCCGCAATTCCAAGCTTCTGACAGCCCTCACGCCAGCCCGAACCGGCCGCACCACAAAGTCGACCGCTCGACCGACAACTGGGACGAGAATGGTGAGTACATCGTGGGCAAGGGCCGCCCGCCCAAGCGGCACCAGTGGAAGAAAGGGCAGTCGGGCAACCCTGAGGGGCCGAAGCCGCGCGAGAAGCTCGACCCAGATGCTGAGTTCAGCCAGCTCGTCCTTGCACCGTTCACGATACGTTCTAACGGCGCTGAGGTGACGACGACCCTCGGCGCGTTCGCGCTGAACCTCCTCAAGGCGAATGCCGCCAAGGGTAACAGGACCGCGCAGATGGACCTGCTCAATCTCTATATTGGGCGAATGGCTGGCGCATCCCGAGACCCGGCCTCGGGAGAGACTTCCGCACAAGAGCAGGAAATGATCGAGGCAATTCTCGATGCGGCCGGCTTCTCCTCCGATCCAGTATTTCGCGCTTCTCGAGGCCAGAATGAAGAGCCGGAGCAATGA
- a CDS encoding PDZ domain-containing protein, with product MMLATALALLTGLPALARDKYVYGPEPEWERYKKLGEEAVRAKLPDPQNWAVEWPNGYAQFIWFHKGKFPGYATCGLLRATVPGQGRRSVINFGIVIDYDQVKKVHISDKSTNSLTNLVCAELVSRGTLPPASVMDAPKDVSIAALGLTIRAMPEGAYVLAIGKGSAADGTGLTAGTVITKVNGIALGGLGSAMAKILESPAPTLSLETAAGNPIEIKRAL from the coding sequence ATGATGCTGGCCACCGCCCTGGCGCTACTGACAGGCTTGCCTGCGCTCGCTCGCGACAAATATGTCTACGGTCCAGAGCCGGAGTGGGAACGCTATAAGAAGCTTGGCGAGGAAGCTGTTCGCGCCAAGCTTCCCGACCCGCAAAACTGGGCGGTTGAGTGGCCCAACGGCTACGCGCAGTTCATCTGGTTTCACAAAGGCAAGTTCCCAGGTTACGCCACCTGCGGGCTCCTGCGCGCGACCGTGCCAGGCCAAGGCCGCCGCTCCGTGATCAACTTTGGCATCGTGATCGATTATGATCAGGTCAAGAAGGTCCACATCAGCGACAAGTCAACCAACAGCCTGACCAACCTCGTCTGCGCAGAACTGGTTTCGCGCGGCACGCTGCCGCCGGCTTCAGTCATGGATGCGCCAAAGGACGTGTCGATCGCAGCGCTCGGCCTAACGATCCGAGCGATGCCCGAGGGCGCGTACGTGCTCGCCATCGGCAAAGGGTCAGCGGCCGACGGCACAGGGCTCACCGCCGGCACCGTAATCACCAAGGTCAACGGTATCGCGCTGGGCGGCCTGGGATCCGCGATGGCCAAGATCCTCGAAAGCCCTGCCCCGACACTGAGCCTCGAAACCGCGGCCGGCAACCCAATCGAAATCAAACGAGCACTCTGA
- a CDS encoding restriction endonuclease, protein MSAPWQDFERAVAALCQALAPDAKVTHDAKTLDVDIGSRRQRDVWIEALIGGHFAVKILVSCKRYARKVTVQQVDAFLGELGSSGANMGIIYSASGFTRDALAKAKARGISACVLLANQPPPIPAILLFDAYFLDERIQLVATGLTGTVDWKALLNADTVIDGETLPVHRALAAAFASDLPALQEAVGEKAMPVRVNIVTLAEADGVETVRVGVQSQWAIFRARTEAWLVNGSYNFTGEDFKGSIATPSIDTWSSVPGPGWEPISEDEVGMGNTIKFYRFLEDSGPAFAALASGALAISDHQSAMR, encoded by the coding sequence ATGAGCGCACCGTGGCAAGATTTCGAACGGGCCGTCGCCGCCCTATGTCAGGCGCTTGCGCCCGATGCGAAGGTGACACACGACGCGAAGACCCTCGATGTCGATATCGGCTCGCGACGCCAGCGCGATGTCTGGATCGAAGCGCTGATCGGCGGCCACTTCGCTGTCAAGATCCTCGTCAGCTGCAAGCGATATGCGCGCAAGGTCACCGTTCAGCAGGTGGATGCCTTCCTTGGCGAGCTTGGCTCTTCCGGCGCGAACATGGGGATCATTTACAGCGCGTCGGGCTTCACGAGAGATGCGCTCGCCAAGGCGAAAGCGCGGGGCATCTCAGCCTGCGTGCTTTTGGCCAATCAGCCGCCGCCGATCCCCGCGATCCTGCTCTTCGACGCCTATTTTCTGGATGAGCGTATCCAGCTCGTGGCGACCGGCCTGACAGGAACGGTCGACTGGAAGGCGTTGCTCAATGCGGACACGGTGATCGACGGCGAGACGCTGCCGGTCCATCGCGCGCTGGCGGCGGCGTTCGCCAGCGACCTCCCGGCATTGCAAGAGGCGGTCGGCGAAAAGGCGATGCCGGTGCGCGTGAATATTGTCACTCTCGCCGAGGCTGATGGCGTTGAGACCGTGCGCGTTGGTGTTCAAAGCCAATGGGCGATCTTCCGTGCGCGCACCGAAGCGTGGCTGGTAAACGGGTCATACAATTTCACCGGGGAAGATTTCAAAGGGAGCATCGCAACTCCTTCGATCGACACCTGGAGTTCTGTTCCAGGGCCTGGCTGGGAGCCGATTAGCGAAGACGAGGTCGGCATGGGTAACACGATAAAATTCTACCGCTTCCTGGAAGACAGCGGGCCTGCGTTCGCAGCGTTGGCATCGGGCGCGCTCGCCATTTCCGATCACCAAAGTGCGATGAGGTAG